CTATGAAGCTGCTCGTTGAACGCTACAAGGATTCCGGCTTCACTAAGGTCGTGGGAACCGAATCCCGCGGTTTCCTGTTCGGTGCACCGCTTGCGTTGGAGCTGGGTGTGGGTTTTGTGCCTGTACGCAAGCCTGGCAAACTGCCCCGTGAAACCATCAGCGAAAGCTATGAGCTGGAATACGGACACGACACCCTGGAAATCCACGTCGATGCTATCAAGGCTGGTGACAAGGTGTTGGTGATAGACGATCTGCTGGCCACCGGCGGTACTATCGAAGCCACGGTTAAACTCATTCGCCGTCTGGGCGGTGATGTGGCCCACGCGGCCTTTGTTATTTCCCTGCCGGATCTGGGTGGTGAAAAACGGTTGCAGGCCATGGGCCTGGAAATCTGTAAATTGTGTGAGTTCGAAGGCGATTAATCCAACGCTTGAACCCTTACACTTCCTGCCCCGTCATGGCGTTATGGCATCGCCCCCCTCAGCGTGGTATGTTTGCCCCATGACGGGACACAGGCTCCCGAC
This portion of the Shewanella amazonensis SB2B genome encodes:
- the apt gene encoding adenine phosphoribosyltransferase, encoding MNTDSLALIKQSIKTIPDYPKAGIMFRDVTSLLEDHTAYQTAMKLLVERYKDSGFTKVVGTESRGFLFGAPLALELGVGFVPVRKPGKLPRETISESYELEYGHDTLEIHVDAIKAGDKVLVIDDLLATGGTIEATVKLIRRLGGDVAHAAFVISLPDLGGEKRLQAMGLEICKLCEFEGD